From Cellvibrio zantedeschiae, the proteins below share one genomic window:
- a CDS encoding CvfB family protein yields MLNIGQMNRLRVIKQVDFGLFLDGDKYGNILLPKRYVPSSAKIGDELDVFIYLDSDDCIIATTLTPKVMVGQCAHLEVKDVNAVGAFLDWGLPKDLLVPYNEQLKPMEAGNSYVVTVYLDQHTSRITASSRLSHHLEERASGLKVQQEVNLIICGRTDLGFKAVINHTHLGLIFRDNSPRTLLYGEKLKGYIKEIRPDRKIGLSLQPVNSKVRDELTDVILNFLKENGGVSTLTDKSEPEEIYAQYKVSKGIYKNALSKLYKERKILITKEKITLV; encoded by the coding sequence ATGCTTAACATTGGTCAAATGAATCGCTTGCGAGTGATTAAACAAGTCGATTTTGGTCTTTTCCTGGATGGCGATAAATACGGCAATATTTTACTGCCTAAACGTTATGTTCCCTCCAGCGCAAAAATTGGCGATGAACTTGATGTATTTATTTATCTCGATTCCGATGACTGCATAATCGCAACAACCCTGACTCCAAAAGTGATGGTTGGTCAATGCGCACATTTGGAAGTAAAAGACGTTAATGCTGTAGGCGCTTTTTTGGACTGGGGCTTACCGAAAGATTTGCTAGTGCCTTACAACGAACAGCTAAAGCCTATGGAAGCAGGTAATAGTTATGTCGTAACTGTTTATTTGGATCAACACACATCGCGTATAACTGCATCATCACGCTTAAGCCATCACCTGGAAGAACGCGCGAGCGGATTAAAAGTACAACAAGAAGTCAATTTAATTATTTGCGGCCGCACGGACTTAGGTTTCAAAGCTGTTATCAATCACACCCATTTAGGTTTAATTTTCCGCGATAACTCTCCACGCACTTTGCTCTACGGTGAAAAGCTTAAAGGGTACATAAAAGAAATCCGGCCGGATCGCAAAATCGGTTTGAGCTTGCAACCCGTAAACAGCAAAGTACGCGATGAGCTTACCGATGTTATTTTAAACTTCCTAAAAGAAAACGGCGGAGTATCAACCCTTACCGATAAAAGCGAGCCAGAAGAAATTTACGCGCAATACAAAGTTAGCAAAGGCATTTATAAAAATGCGCTGAGCAAGCTCTATAAAGAAAGAAAAATTCTGATCACGAAAGAAAAAATTACATTAGTTTAA
- a CDS encoding site-2 protease family protein has protein sequence MELFSFTARERRFALELDFDLKLERLVVDGTVMSVKPLGDPAGTHLAEDEHLGQFQLQFAVNPEAVKYQLQLKDAETIVGEAELSEQAKALVASNATISEAPPAAAKKASGFVLVGIALKLFKSAKVIKLALVGASAAVYSVLFTVEFALALVAVLMFHEYGHVRAMKKFGIATKGFYLIPFMGGIAIGDKARTQWESLYISMMGPVYGLIMTLVFFLIYLATNSHFCGLVAAISAFLNLVNLFPILPLDGGQVVKALVFSRRNRLAFLALLVSSAVCLYGAWVLGFYFLCFFIVIGVVDIIANWSVPVAADLVPLKTYGIWFSLLWYLGVALAFILIIMMLVAAQVPGAEIVTKILSS, from the coding sequence ATGGAACTGTTTTCGTTTACCGCTCGCGAGCGTCGCTTCGCTTTAGAGCTGGATTTTGATTTGAAGTTAGAGCGTTTGGTCGTAGATGGTACGGTTATGTCGGTTAAGCCTTTGGGCGACCCTGCAGGAACTCATTTAGCTGAGGATGAGCATTTGGGGCAATTCCAGCTGCAGTTCGCTGTTAATCCTGAGGCGGTAAAATACCAGCTCCAACTTAAGGATGCGGAAACCATAGTGGGTGAGGCTGAGTTAAGTGAGCAAGCCAAGGCTTTGGTTGCTAGCAATGCCACTATTAGTGAGGCGCCCCCAGCAGCCGCTAAAAAGGCCAGTGGGTTTGTGCTGGTAGGCATTGCACTTAAGTTGTTTAAAAGTGCCAAGGTAATAAAGCTGGCTTTGGTGGGGGCTTCAGCCGCTGTTTACAGTGTGTTGTTCACGGTCGAGTTTGCGCTAGCTTTGGTTGCCGTGCTTATGTTTCATGAATATGGCCATGTGCGAGCCATGAAAAAGTTTGGTATTGCGACCAAAGGCTTCTATTTGATCCCTTTTATGGGCGGAATCGCCATAGGTGATAAGGCTCGTACCCAGTGGGAATCTTTATATATCTCCATGATGGGCCCGGTATACGGCTTGATCATGACATTGGTTTTCTTCCTCATTTATCTAGCTACCAATAGTCATTTTTGTGGTCTGGTTGCTGCGATCAGTGCATTTCTTAATTTGGTAAACCTTTTTCCCATACTTCCTTTGGATGGTGGACAAGTTGTTAAGGCTCTGGTGTTTTCCCGCCGCAACCGCTTGGCATTTTTGGCCTTACTCGTCTCTTCAGCGGTTTGTCTTTATGGGGCCTGGGTGCTTGGTTTCTACTTTCTATGTTTTTTCATTGTTATTGGGGTCGTCGACATCATTGCTAACTGGTCGGTGCCTGTTGCAGCTGATTTAGTCCCGCTAAAAACCTACGGTATTTGGTTTTCGCTGCTTTGGTATTTGGGAGTGGCCCTCGCGTTTATCCTTATTATTATGATGCTTGTAGCTGCCCAAGTGCCCGGTGCCGAAATAGTTACTAAGATATTAAGTTCTTAA
- a CDS encoding MbcA/ParS/Xre antitoxin family protein — protein sequence MIAVTQTLPANAAQAAVGTVLNIMDKWACSEKEKMALLGIGRSTLHKYQAAPASARLSPDLLERISYLLNIHAVLRILFENPENQYGFLRMPNKNSFFNGKAPMEILSSGLMSALYEVHRHLDAVRDGQFA from the coding sequence ATGATTGCTGTAACCCAAACATTGCCTGCCAACGCGGCACAAGCAGCGGTAGGCACAGTGCTGAACATCATGGACAAATGGGCATGTTCAGAGAAGGAAAAGATGGCCTTGCTTGGAATAGGGCGCTCTACCTTGCATAAATACCAAGCCGCTCCTGCTAGTGCGCGTCTCTCCCCTGATTTGCTGGAGCGCATTAGCTACTTATTGAATATCCACGCCGTGTTGCGCATTCTTTTTGAAAACCCTGAGAACCAATACGGCTTTTTGCGGATGCCCAACAAAAATAGCTTTTTTAACGGCAAAGCTCCTATGGAGATTTTAAGCTCAGGTTTAATGAGTGCGCTTTATGAAGTACATCGCCATTTAGATGCTGTACGCGATGGGCAATTCGCCTAG
- a CDS encoding RES family NAD+ phosphorylase gives MDINAIPHVNFLNQTAYRLIPSKYPPKSLFDDVANHEEFEIIFAIQELTNPRIRNELGNLNRVPAEERPYGIRGCNYALGPFVHLNPAGSRFSNGDFGVYYAAEDVQTAIAETRHHQQNYFSGVIGLKFDRLSMRCLKTQFSASLCDIRGDQFKNNPWYDKDNYTAAQQLGASLKRNKDEGVVYSSVRLENKTCYALLSPSVIKDVIQTTHYEYIWDGEKIVVALETTEVV, from the coding sequence ATGGATATCAATGCAATTCCTCATGTTAATTTTCTTAACCAAACGGCTTATCGTTTAATTCCCAGTAAGTATCCTCCTAAATCTTTATTTGATGACGTTGCTAATCACGAAGAATTCGAAATAATTTTTGCTATACAAGAGCTTACGAATCCGCGCATTCGCAACGAGCTTGGCAATTTGAATCGCGTGCCTGCTGAAGAGCGTCCCTACGGTATTCGCGGCTGCAATTATGCTTTGGGCCCTTTTGTTCATTTAAATCCCGCAGGCTCACGTTTTTCTAATGGAGACTTTGGTGTTTATTACGCCGCAGAAGATGTGCAAACAGCCATCGCTGAAACTCGTCATCATCAGCAAAATTATTTTTCAGGTGTTATCGGATTAAAGTTTGATCGGTTGTCCATGCGTTGCTTAAAAACGCAATTCTCTGCAAGTCTGTGCGATATTCGTGGCGACCAATTTAAAAATAATCCCTGGTATGACAAAGATAATTACACAGCGGCACAACAATTGGGTGCGAGCTTGAAGCGTAATAAAGACGAGGGCGTTGTTTATTCTTCTGTTCGTTTGGAAAATAAAACATGCTACGCGTTGCTTTCTCCCAGCGTGATAAAAGATGTTATTCAAACAACCCACTATGAATATATTTGGGATGGCGAAAAAATTGTTGTCGCCTTGGAGACGACAGAAGTCGTCTGA
- a CDS encoding TonB-dependent receptor gives MNSKKHQIQFTKKILTSFIGAFSLSLLAHTASAQIGSASVQGMIASHLQPQPGIEVIAKNVDNGYTFRALTQKDGTYSFKGLAPGNYQIFLEAAAGKAPEPVVLKVGQSVALDFEIDKPLTNADKAEEILIVGSQLKIKSSGGEIGTNVSLEQINKLPQNTRNFLAFADLAPGVQFNQGTDGSTSIKGGAQSPDAINVFIDGVGQKNYVLRGGVTGQDSSRGNPFPQSAIGEYKVITQNYSAEYDQLSSAAIVAVTKSGSNEFHGGLFFDYTDEGMRKPRPSEEKNNNEKVESNQKQFGFNVGGPIIQDKMHFFFAYEGKNNADPKDVIPGGGATVADLPSALQAQTGGRSADFKEDLYFGKLSYLVSDEQKLELTAKIRKETELTGIGERNALSYGTDKKNDETRIDLSHNWRTDDWINDAHLLYEENTWSPRPHSMGNGFKYSNGGGQAILNVGGGPDFQDKGQSGWGLQEDFTYLAIQGHSIKTGIKYKSIELHAKEQQPYNPQYEYNLQYDRNASVPFKVRWGAPLTGIGDGTAKGDNMQLGIYIQDEWTATDNLTVNAGLRWDYEESDSFLDYKTPTDVVEGITKWVGIGKSDLDINDYVSTGNNRNSFKNAWQPRIGFSYKFNDEHDMTLFGGVGRAFDRNLFDNLQLETTKATFPAYEALFITADPSHPCAPDACVAWDPKYLTRDGLTQLQTGNKGAGREVFMVNNNLKTPYSDQYSLGLRGSLNENWNGEVSISRIVSKDGFAWRLANRRDDGSFFAPGTTWGAPWGFGIPGFGATIIGDNGIETKANSFYLKLERPKAESNWGFALAYTYTDPTTNRESGEVFALDYPTLNDYGMHPANKVPNHRLVVTTIVGLPLDIDFSAKLNLQTDRYFYGTDCRVGWTACKFDTFTPDESFIYKQLDIAFSKNISTGGWITDSSMTVRLDVLNLFNSFNYDGYESWFGGAGENLPDNFGKHNDSLAGPTRTVKLGVSWNW, from the coding sequence ATGAACAGCAAAAAACATCAAATTCAATTTACAAAAAAAATCCTAACCTCTTTTATTGGCGCTTTCAGCTTATCTCTACTCGCACACACGGCCTCAGCGCAAATTGGTAGCGCAAGTGTGCAAGGTATGATTGCCTCACATCTTCAGCCGCAACCTGGCATTGAAGTTATCGCCAAAAATGTTGATAACGGTTATACCTTCCGCGCACTTACGCAAAAAGATGGTACTTACTCATTCAAGGGGCTTGCTCCCGGTAATTATCAAATATTCTTGGAAGCTGCTGCAGGTAAAGCACCTGAGCCAGTGGTATTAAAAGTTGGTCAATCAGTAGCGCTTGATTTCGAAATAGATAAGCCACTAACCAATGCTGATAAAGCAGAAGAAATTTTAATTGTTGGCTCGCAGCTTAAAATTAAAAGTAGCGGTGGCGAGATCGGCACTAACGTTTCGCTTGAGCAAATTAATAAGCTGCCACAAAACACGCGTAACTTTTTAGCCTTTGCGGATTTGGCACCGGGCGTGCAATTTAATCAGGGCACCGATGGTAGTACGAGTATTAAAGGCGGTGCGCAAAGCCCGGATGCAATCAACGTATTCATTGATGGTGTTGGTCAAAAGAACTATGTGTTGCGTGGTGGCGTAACGGGGCAAGATTCAAGCCGCGGTAATCCATTTCCACAATCTGCAATTGGTGAATATAAAGTTATCACCCAAAACTATTCTGCCGAATATGATCAATTGAGCAGTGCGGCAATTGTAGCTGTAACCAAGTCAGGTTCGAATGAATTCCATGGCGGGCTATTTTTTGATTACACCGACGAAGGTATGCGCAAGCCACGACCCAGTGAAGAAAAAAATAATAACGAAAAAGTAGAGAGTAACCAAAAGCAATTTGGCTTTAATGTGGGTGGTCCTATCATTCAAGATAAAATGCATTTTTTCTTCGCTTATGAAGGAAAAAATAATGCAGATCCCAAAGATGTTATTCCCGGAGGTGGTGCTACGGTTGCTGATTTACCTTCTGCATTACAAGCGCAGACCGGAGGTCGCTCAGCAGATTTTAAAGAGGATTTGTATTTCGGGAAGTTGAGCTACTTAGTTTCGGACGAACAAAAACTTGAGCTAACTGCAAAAATTCGCAAAGAAACAGAATTAACTGGAATAGGAGAGAGAAACGCTCTGTCATACGGAACTGACAAAAAGAACGATGAGACCCGCATTGATTTAAGTCACAACTGGCGTACAGACGATTGGATTAACGATGCGCATTTGTTGTATGAGGAAAATACCTGGAGTCCTCGCCCGCATTCGATGGGTAATGGATTTAAGTATTCAAACGGTGGCGGCCAGGCTATTTTAAACGTGGGAGGTGGCCCCGATTTTCAAGATAAAGGTCAATCAGGTTGGGGATTGCAAGAAGATTTTACTTATCTTGCCATTCAAGGTCACAGCATCAAAACTGGCATAAAATATAAATCGATTGAGCTACATGCAAAAGAGCAACAACCCTATAATCCGCAATACGAATACAACCTGCAATATGATCGCAATGCGAGTGTGCCCTTCAAAGTAAGGTGGGGTGCGCCGCTAACTGGTATTGGCGATGGCACTGCAAAAGGCGACAACATGCAGTTGGGTATTTATATTCAGGATGAATGGACTGCTACCGATAATCTTACTGTCAACGCGGGTTTACGTTGGGATTATGAAGAATCAGATAGCTTCCTCGATTACAAAACCCCAACTGATGTTGTGGAAGGAATTACTAAGTGGGTAGGTATTGGCAAATCTGATTTGGATATCAATGATTACGTCAGCACCGGAAATAATCGCAATTCATTTAAAAATGCCTGGCAACCACGTATAGGTTTCAGTTACAAATTTAATGACGAGCATGACATGACCTTGTTTGGTGGCGTTGGTCGCGCATTTGATAGAAACCTGTTTGATAATTTGCAGCTCGAAACTACGAAAGCGACTTTCCCGGCTTATGAAGCCTTATTCATCACTGCTGATCCATCGCATCCCTGTGCGCCTGATGCATGTGTTGCGTGGGATCCTAAATACTTGACGCGTGACGGTCTAACCCAGTTGCAAACGGGCAACAAGGGTGCTGGACGCGAAGTGTTTATGGTGAACAATAATTTGAAAACTCCTTACTCCGATCAATACAGTTTAGGTTTGCGTGGTAGCCTCAACGAAAATTGGAATGGTGAGGTGAGTATCTCGCGCATTGTGAGTAAGGATGGTTTTGCATGGCGTTTGGCAAACCGTCGCGATGATGGTAGTTTCTTTGCTCCCGGAACTACTTGGGGCGCACCTTGGGGGTTTGGTATTCCAGGCTTTGGTGCAACCATCATCGGTGACAATGGAATTGAAACAAAAGCCAATTCTTTTTATTTGAAATTGGAAAGGCCCAAAGCAGAATCTAATTGGGGATTTGCCTTGGCTTACACCTACACAGATCCAACAACCAATCGCGAGTCGGGTGAAGTTTTTGCACTGGATTATCCAACATTGAATGATTATGGAATGCATCCAGCCAACAAAGTGCCCAATCATCGTTTGGTAGTAACAACAATTGTTGGCTTACCTCTTGATATAGATTTTTCTGCAAAATTGAATTTGCAAACAGATCGTTACTTCTACGGAACTGATTGTCGCGTTGGTTGGACTGCCTGTAAGTTTGACACTTTTACACCTGATGAAAGCTTTATCTACAAACAATTGGATATTGCTTTCAGCAAAAATATTTCAACCGGTGGTTGGATAACAGATAGCAGTATGACTGTACGTTTGGATGTGCTGAATCTGTTTAACAGTTTCAACTACGACGGGTACGAAAGCTGGTTTGGTGGTGCTGGTGAAAATTTACCAGACAACTTTGGTAAACATAATGACAGTCTCGCCGGACCAACTCGCACTGTTAAGTTGGGCGTTAGCTGGAATTGGTAA